Proteins encoded together in one Lathyrus oleraceus cultivar Zhongwan6 chromosome 5, CAAS_Psat_ZW6_1.0, whole genome shotgun sequence window:
- the LOC127081747 gene encoding zinc finger BED domain-containing protein RICESLEEPER 2-like: MNSGGKYDHERQREATAHWIMMHEHEFSIVEEEGFHFMMKCSNISYEKIGRKTLKNDCIAVYEAERKKLKSTLRTKRILSFVHVPPPRRGVDIADAIFKCLKDWGIENKIFSVSVDNAHYNDRCLKELKVLILRHRKLVLDGKLFHVRCCAHILNLLVQDGIGKIAKIVEDVRESVKFINQSEERLQTFSQIVQQLKLGGKKIILDCPTRWNSTYQMLSVAMQFKEVFPHFQDREPSYTTLPDYDDWEKVEKVCKLLEVFNVVTNIISGSENPTANLYLAEVFRIKLVLDQAIQDEFDFMKEMAKAMKGKFDKYWSQCNLVISLASVLDHRIKMMGVNMCFPLIYPEVEARKNIENVRIALDDMYKEYADILSEHSEEGSSRSGVDQNGLILESQKSSGWSLLMNYVEEQQAIPTVKSEIEEYLNEPTYKPKDNGHMSFCALEWWKLNCGKYRVLSHMATNVLDIPISTVASESTFSAGGRVIDSFRASLSSSTVEALTCGGGASANRNYITPLMINRELSMQFLRQT, from the exons ATGAATTCAGGAGGTAAATATGACCATGAAAGACAACGAGAAGCCACCGCACATTGGATTATGATGCATGAACATGAATTTAGTATTGTTGAGGAAGAAGGTTTTCATTTTATGATGAAGTGTTCTAATATTTCATATGAGAAAATTGGTCGGAAGACATTGAAGAATGATTGTATTGCTGTTTATGAAGCTGAAAGAAAAAAGTTGAAGTCTACTTTAAGGACA AAACGCATTCTTAGTTTTGTTCATGTTCCTCCTCCTCGACGTGGtgttgatattgctgatgctATCTTCAAATGTCTTAAAGATTGGGgtattgaaaataaaatatttagtGTGTCAGTGGATAATGCACATTACAACGATAGATGTTTGAAAGAGTTAAAAGTTCTGATTTTAAGGCACCGAAAATTAGTGTTAGATGGAAAGTTATTTCATGTGCGTTGTTGTGCGCATATTCTAAATTTGCTTGTTCAAGATGGTATTGGGAAAATAGCAAAAATAGTTGAAGACGTGCGTGAAAGTGTGAAGTTCATCAATCAGTCTGAAGAAAGGTTGCAAACATTCTCACAAATAGTTCAACAACTAAAGCTTGGTGGTAAAAAAATAATTCTTGATTGCCCTACTCGTTGGAACTCCACCTATCAAATGTTGTCAGTTGCAATGCAGTTCAAAGAAGTCTTCCCTCATTTTCAAGATCGAGAACCAAGCTATACAACTCTTCCAGATTATGATGATTGGGAAAAGGTTGAAAAAGTTTGCAAGTTGCTAGAGGTATTTAATGTTGTTACAAATATTATTTCAGGTAGTGAAAATCCAACTGCTAACTTATATCTTGCTGAGGTATTTCGAATCAAACTAGTTTTAGATCAAGCTATCCAAGATGAATTTGATTTTATGAAAGAAATGGCAAAAGCGATGAAGGGAAAATTTGACAAATATTGGAGCCAATGTAATCTTGTTATATCGCTTGCTTCTGTTTTGGACCATAGGATCAAAATGATGGGTGTTAACATGTGTTTTCCCTTAATTTATCCGGAAGTTGAAGCTAGAAAAAATATAGAAAATGTGCGTATCGCACTTGATGATATGTACAAAGAGTATGCTGATATACTTAGTGAGCATAGTGAAGAAGGATCTAGTAGAAGTGGTGTTGATCAAAATGGGCTTATTTTGGAGTCACAAAAATCCTCAGGGTGGTCATTGTTAATGAATTATGTCGAAGAACAACAAGCAATTCCTACTGTAAAATCTGAAATTGAAGAGTATTTGAATGAGCCAACTTACAAACCTAAAGATAACGGCCATATGTCATTTTGTGCCTTGGAATGGTGGAAATTGAATTGTGGAAAATATAGAGTGTTGTCCCATATGGCAACAAATGTTCTTGACATTCCAATATCTACTGTGGCTTCGGAGTCAACCTTTAGCGCTGGAGGGAGAGTTATCGATTCATTTCGAGCTTCTTTAAGTTCATCTACTGTCGAAGCTTTAACTTGTGGTG GTGGAGCAAGTGCAAACAGAAATTACATTACTCCCTTGATGATAAATAGAGAGCTATCAATGCAG TTTTTGAGACAAACTTAA